Below is a window of Leuconostoc gasicomitatum LMG 18811 DNA.
CTTATCATCATCAACACCACGTCCATACAATTTACCATCATGTGCAGTTAAACGCCAAGGATCAGACTGCCATAAGTTTAATGGTTCAGCTGGTTGAACATCATAATGATTGTAAATAACCAGCGTTTTAGCATTGGGATTGCGACTTAAAAATTTAGCGAGAATAAAGGGTGCAAAATAAGTATCATCGTAAATAACCTGTGCGCCGAGTTTTCGAAATTCATTTGCAATAATAGTCGCAATTTCTGGCAGATGAGTTTCCATAGCCGAGACGCTAGGTATTGCGACGAGTTGTTCCAGGAGTGTCATGTATTGTTGACGAATGTTCATCGTATTTTCTCCTATAAGACATTATGTACCTGCAAAATGAATTGCAGATTGCTGCTTAGTTAATCAATGATTTATTTTTTATAGTCCCAGACAGTAAGTTGTGCTGTACCATAAAACTTTTTCACAAGTGATTTTGTTTTATCTGTTTGTAGTGATTTGACAACGTCCTGATAAACTGGATTATTTTTATCCTTTTTATTAGCTGCAATAAAGTTAAAGTATTGTTGAGAGTCTTTATTTAACTTTTCAATGTAGATGGCTGAGTTAACATCTAGTTTAGCTGACTTTGCGAAGTTTGTGTTGATAACAGATGCACCAATAGTTGGATCCGTTAGAGAAGAAGCTGTTTGTGAACCATCGACTGGGGTTATCTTAAGATTTTTTGGATTTTCAGTAATATCTTTTGGTGTTGCCTTTGTTGTATCCTTAATTTTAATTAAACCAGCTTCGGCCAATAGGTGTAGACCACGATTTTCGTTGGTTGGATCATTAGCGATTGTAATTTTGTCACCTGACTTGATATTTGAAACTTTTTTATATTTATCTGAATAAATTCGAAGTGGTGTCGTCCAAGTATCACCTATTGCGACAATATTTGTTTTATATTGTTCATTCCAGTTAGCCAAATAGGGGTAGTTTTGGAAAGCATTTAAATCAATATCACCAGCAGAAAGTGCTTTGTTTGGTTGGAGATAATCGGTAAATTTTTTGGTCTTTAATGTAATGCCATACTTATCTTTAGCAGTTTTACTGACCGACTTCCAAATCTCATCTTCATTTTTATCACCAGCCATGACACCAATTGTGACAGTTTTTGCAGAAGATTTGTTGCTGTGATGACCAAAAGTTAAGTAGGCACCAGCAGCTATAACAATAACGATACCACCGATAATCCAATTTGTTTTCTTACTCATAAGTAGTCTCCATTTTAAATGTCTAAGTTAAGTGAGGAACGATTATTTACTAAAATCAGTGTCCCAGGCAGCAAGTTCAACGCCATCATAGGCTTTATTTATAGCATCTTTAGTTGCTTGTGTATGATATGATTTAACAACATCTTTCAAGACTTGTTTGTTCTTATCAGAGTTTTTAGCTGCTATAATATTAACCCATTGGTGAGAATTTTTATTGATTGGTTCAACAAATATTGCTTTTTTATAGTCTAATCCAGCAGTATCCGCATACGTTCCGTTGACGACTGCACCTTGTACATCTGTTAACGACCGTGCTGTTTGATCGGCCGCTAATTCTTTAATTTTTAATGATTTTGGGTTTTTGGTAATGTCTTTCACCGTTGCTGTGGTTAAACCAGATTTCAGATCAATCAATCCAGCAGCCTTCAAGACATATAATGACCGACTTTCATTTGATGTATCATTTGGTACAACAATAGTATCTCCTGTTTTATATTCTGACACCTTTTTGTAGGTATTTGAATATAAACGAATAGGTGAGATAACGGTATCGCCTATTGCAACAATTTTATCGCCAGTTGCCTTGTTTGATGCTGCTAGGAAAGCATAGTGTTGGAAGGCATTAATGTCAATATCACCAGCAGCCAAGGCTTTATTTGGCTGATTGTAGTCTGAAAACTGCTTGAATTTTAGGGTAATACCATATTTATCTTTGGCTGTTTTAGACACTGACTTCCAAATGTCAGTATCTTGCTTTGATCCTGACATAATACCAACCGTTACAATTTTGTTATTTGATTTCTCAGCAGATTTGTGTCCAAAGGTTGCATAGGCAATGCCGCCAATGGCGATGACAGCTACGCCACCAATAACCCAATTTGTTAATTTACTCATAATTCTTCTCCCAAATAGTTTGTGTAATGGTACGACATAGATTTTAAAAATAAACAAGCAAAATATAGTGATTATCACACAAAAAAGCCGCTACTGTAGATTTAAATACAGAAGCGGCTAAAAAGCGCGTTACCATTCTGAGTTGTAAGCTAATATTACTAATAGCTTGCTCACTAACCATCGGGCATCGGGAGATGATCCTAGCCGAATGGTGTGCCCAGTAACGCGGGCCAAAACGTTGTCAACTAAATGGTAAACCAATTCGTTAACACCAATCACAGGTCATTTTCACAATTTTACGCACGCTAATTTTCATCAACCATTAGCTTTCTATGCTTTGCTTAACTGTTACTTTTCTGTTCAACTTGTTTATTTCTAAAATCGTTAAACTCTATAATACTCATAAGCTTAAGATTTGTCAACTATTTTTTTGAATAATCAAAAAGTAAGCCGAAAATAGTCATTAAGATAACACTAGAACCGAGTAATGTGAAGTGTTTAAGATAGGTTGATAATAATGCGGATATAAAGGCGCCAAATAAAAATGCTAGAATAATTAATGAAAATAGGCTAGCATTTTGCAAGGCTGTTCTATTTTTTGTATAAAAATAAGTGATTAAATTAGCACCGACATTACGTAAATTGCCTGTTGACATGACACTGGTAAAAGGTAACCCTTGCACTTTTGGAAAGGCATCTAATTGAATAGCTAAGAAAAAAGACAATAATGTGATGAAAACGGTACTAGATATTTGTGTGCGAATAAAGACAACTAAACTGATGCCAATTATTTCAATAATCAAACTATGCTGTTGGGTGGATAATTTTCTGGCTTTGAATTGATGTTTGATAATATTGTTAAACGCTGCGCCTAATAAGAAGAACAGAATTGGCAATAGAAAGCTTGAGGCATAATTAAATTGGCCTCTGGCAAGTGAGATACCTGCTTGAATAATATTACCTGTCTGTAAACTAGCAAAGCGTTCGCCGTGATACTGAAAAGTGTAAGCATCAACGAAACCGGAATTGGTAGCCAGCAAGAGGGCAATTGGTAGGCGTTCTTGAATAGGATGTGTGCTGATTTCAGACATGATAAAAAGTGTAAGCAAGATCATCAGTGATGATGATCTTGTTGTTCCTTCCAAATAAAATTTACTTTTTTATTTTACGCTATTTTGACAAGTGACGTTGGCTTTTTTTGAATGGCCGATCGTTTTTAAATAAAACAACTGTCAGGCAGGTAAATTCATTGGTTTGAGGGCCAGTTTTTGTTATAATATGAGCAATAAGGGGAAAATATGAGGACATTTATTAAGTTTATAATTGCCGCAATACTGACATCATTGATCGGTTTGGAAATTGTACAAGCAGATTATCGCGTGACAAACTACCAACAAGAAGTCCATATTACAAAAAATGGTACGGCGGATATTGATAAGACCGTGACTTACAAGTTTGATGATGATATGAATGGCATATACCTAAAAGAAAGTTTAACAAAACCTATTGATGGGAATAAGCCATACCAGTGGGGAGGACTACAAACGATTACCGTTGCTCGTAATGGTGAAAAGGCCCGACCAATTGCGCCAAGAGTTGGTGACGAAAATATTGGGTATGTGACGTCAGAGACGCCTTCAAGTGTGCAGGAAAAAGTCTATTATCCAATTAAAGCAAACGACGACATTACGGTCAGATATACCTATCGGTTAAAAGATCTCATTATAAATTGGGACGATGTCTCTGAACTTAATTGGCGGATTATTTCAAATTGGGATCAAGCATTAGAAAATGTTAAAATTACTGTGTTCTTACCTAAACAACCGGCAAAGATATTCAAAGGTTGGGTGCACAGCAGCTCAATTGGTCATCTGACTATCAATAAAAAGCGTGCAGAATTGCGTGTAACAACAGCACGCGTTAAAGCAAATCATACGTTAGAGTTACATACCTATTTTGATAAGTCGCAAACGCCATTGAACACAAATATTCAGCCAGGTCATCGCGCAAAAATCATATCGCAATCAGAAGCAGAACGGACAATCAAGCATAATAAAACATTGCGAATGATTGCTATTTGTGGTTTTATTGTGCTGCCGATTGCTTTTATAGCGCTGTTTGCATTAATTGTGTGGTACAAGTTCCGTATTCGAAGTCAATTACGTCATGCACAGCAAAAGAGTGGCATAAATATAGAAACTGTTCACATTTATGACATACCAAATGACTTGGGACCAGCATTAATTAACGCCCGCATTAAGCAACAAGCTGATGTATCTAAAGTTATAGTAGCCACTTTAATGGACTTAATCGCCCGAAAAAAAGTTATGATTACTTATCAGAATGTTAGTGATGTGGATCATGCAGTTTATCGTGTAGTCGACGACAGCGGTTTACGTCAATTTGAAAGTTTGTTAATTGACATGATTTTTGGCAAAAAACGAGTAGATGTGTATCAATATGAGTTTCAAAAACCAGAATCACGTGTGTCAAAACGTATTCATAACGGTATCGCTAGTTTTCAACGCGAAATTAGCGCTGCTGAAGCTAAGGACAGCATCATTGATTCAGTGACGACAAATAAAGTGTCCAGTACTAAAATTTTGATGATGTCATTATTAGTTATTGTTGGCGGTAGTGCTATCATTGGGCTGTTATTCATGGCAAACTATAGTAACATTTGGCAATTATGGTTAGTTGCGGGTGGTATGTTTATTATGAGCCTTGTAGGTTTACTAATTTTAAAACAACAATCAACGACATTTTTCACTGTTCCTGAAGGTGTCACCGAAAAATGGCAGTGGACAGGTTTTGCAGCGATGCTACATGATATTGCAAATCTTGATAATAAAACAGTACTTGATGTACAGCTATGGGACAAATTACTTGCTTATGCCGTTATTTTTGGTGAAGCAAATCAGGTAGCAAAGACACTTAAACTTTGGTCTGAAGATGCTAATATATCAGTGATTAATTTACCAGTATATATGATATATAGTAGTTTTGGAGCTAACTGGTCAGTAAATTTGGCTAATAATATTCAAACTAATGCTGGTTTTGAGAGCAATGTTTCCGGCAACGGTGGTAGTTTTTCTGGTGGTTATTCCGGCGGCGGTGGCGGCGGTGGCGGTGGTGCCTTTTAAAATTTGCCAGTCCGTATTATCAGGATAGTGAGCAGTCAAAACTTGCGTCTAGCCGTGTGTTTTGGTACAATAAATTTATAATATTTCCTGAGGGAGTAACTGGCGGATTTTCCGCGATAATACCGTCAAAGCGAGCAATACTTTATTGCTTATATCGAACGACTTGTTCCGGTACTATCTTAAATGGTGAGACTCATGTAAATGGCTGGCACAAATTTGTTCAGTTACATTTGCATGAGTCTTTTTATTTGAAGTAACCCACAGAGTATAAGGACGCAATATGCGTAGGAGGAAATTATGGCAGAACAGCCATTATATAATCAAGATGTCACGAAAGTGTTGTCTGATTTACGAACAGATGAAAAGAACGGTTTGACACAAGTCGAAGCGAACCAGCGGTTTCTTGCTGATGGTCCGAATCAACTTAAAGAGGCTGTTTCAACAACACTTTTTCAAAAATTCATTAATCAATTTAAAGATTTTATGATTGCGATTCTATTAGTAGCAGCTGTTGTAGCAGCTTTTACTGGTGAACTAGTGGATGCCATCTTTATTTTGGCAATTGTAATTATCAATGCCGTTTTTGGTGTATTTCAAGAAGCTAAGGCAGAAGATGCGATTAATGCCTTAAAGGAAATGTCTACGCCCAATGCTAATGTCATTCGTGATGGCAAAGATATGTCTGTCAAATCAACAGAGTTGGTAACAGGAGATGTGGTCCGCTTAGAAGCAGGTGACATTGTACCTGCTGATATTCGTATTATCGAATCGGCCTCATTACAAATAGAAGAAGCATCGTTAACAGGGGAATCTGTCCCAGTTGATAAAGTAGCTACGACCTTAACAGCGACTGATTTACCATTGGGAGATCGTGCAAATCTTGGCTTTATGAATACAAATGTCACTTATGGTCGGGGTATTGGTGTTGTTGTCGGTGTAGGTATGGCAACTGAAATGGGCCATATTGCGGGTATGTTGGAATCTTCAGATGACACTAAAACACCATTACAAGAAAACCTGATCAAATTGGGTCGTATATTAACCTACTTGATTTTATTCATTGCTGCTATTACTTTTGTTGTTGGCTTAGCACGTGGCCGCGAGACAATTATTGATAT
It encodes the following:
- a CDS encoding YoaK family protein is translated as MSEISTHPIQERLPIALLLATNSGFVDAYTFQYHGERFASLQTGNIIQAGISLARGQFNYASSFLLPILFFLLGAAFNNIIKHQFKARKLSTQQHSLIIEIIGISLVVFIRTQISSTVFITLLSFFLAIQLDAFPKVQGLPFTSVMSTGNLRNVGANLITYFYTKNRTALQNASLFSLIILAFLFGAFISALLSTYLKHFTLLGSSVILMTIFGLLFDYSKK
- a CDS encoding MetQ/NlpA family ABC transporter substrate-binding protein, with translation MSKKTNWIIGGIVIVIAAGAYLTFGHHSNKSSAKTVTIGVMAGDKNEDEIWKSVSKTAKDKYGITLKTKKFTDYLQPNKALSAGDIDLNAFQNYPYLANWNEQYKTNIVAIGDTWTTPLRIYSDKYKKVSNIKSGDKITIANDPTNENRGLHLLAEAGLIKIKDTTKATPKDITENPKNLKITPVDGSQTASSLTDPTIGASVINTNFAKSAKLDVNSAIYIEKLNKDSQQYFNFIAANKKDKNNPVYQDVVKSLQTDKTKSLVKKFYGTAQLTVWDYKK
- a CDS encoding MetQ/NlpA family ABC transporter substrate-binding protein, coding for MSKLTNWVIGGVAVIAIGGIAYATFGHKSAEKSNNKIVTVGIMSGSKQDTDIWKSVSKTAKDKYGITLKFKQFSDYNQPNKALAAGDIDINAFQHYAFLAASNKATGDKIVAIGDTVISPIRLYSNTYKKVSEYKTGDTIVVPNDTSNESRSLYVLKAAGLIDLKSGLTTATVKDITKNPKSLKIKELAADQTARSLTDVQGAVVNGTYADTAGLDYKKAIFVEPINKNSHQWVNIIAAKNSDKNKQVLKDVVKSYHTQATKDAINKAYDGVELAAWDTDFSK
- a CDS encoding DUF2207 domain-containing protein, which encodes MRTFIKFIIAAILTSLIGLEIVQADYRVTNYQQEVHITKNGTADIDKTVTYKFDDDMNGIYLKESLTKPIDGNKPYQWGGLQTITVARNGEKARPIAPRVGDENIGYVTSETPSSVQEKVYYPIKANDDITVRYTYRLKDLIINWDDVSELNWRIISNWDQALENVKITVFLPKQPAKIFKGWVHSSSIGHLTINKKRAELRVTTARVKANHTLELHTYFDKSQTPLNTNIQPGHRAKIISQSEAERTIKHNKTLRMIAICGFIVLPIAFIALFALIVWYKFRIRSQLRHAQQKSGINIETVHIYDIPNDLGPALINARIKQQADVSKVIVATLMDLIARKKVMITYQNVSDVDHAVYRVVDDSGLRQFESLLIDMIFGKKRVDVYQYEFQKPESRVSKRIHNGIASFQREISAAEAKDSIIDSVTTNKVSSTKILMMSLLVIVGGSAIIGLLFMANYSNIWQLWLVAGGMFIMSLVGLLILKQQSTTFFTVPEGVTEKWQWTGFAAMLHDIANLDNKTVLDVQLWDKLLAYAVIFGEANQVAKTLKLWSEDANISVINLPVYMIYSSFGANWSVNLANNIQTNAGFESNVSGNGGSFSGGYSGGGGGGGGGAF